The segment GCTTATCAATTTTTGATTTGAAAGCCCATGAAATCATAGCTCCAGGTTCAGCTCAAGCTGAATTAAATAAAAGTATAATTTTAGAATTCAATGTTGAAAATGTTGATGAAGAATATGAACGACTAAAGAAAATGAATATTGATTGGGTGAAAGCACCAACAACACAATCATGGGGAAGCCGTTCTTTTTATTTACGTGATATTGATGGAAATATGATTAGTTTTTATACACATATAATGTAGAAGTACTTGAAATAAAGTTTATTAAAGGGAGTGTGATTATTGAATAAAATAGGAGCTAATGTTTTTCAAAATACAGCACAGTCCATTAAAAGGTACGCTAGACCATTAGAAAGTGCCATATTTCAGCACTATTTCTTTGATGGAACAGAAAATGAAATAGTAAATGAATTAAAAAAATATCAAAATGAAGATGGTGGTTTTGGCCATGGAATAGAGTCAGATTTTAGGTTGCCCCACTCTTCTCCAATGGCTACCTCTATAGGAATAAGACTTTTATCTGAAATTGACCGTCTAGAAGACGCCAAAGAAATGATAGCAGCAGCTATAGGATATTTGGAGACAAGCTTTAATAGTGATAGAAACGGATGGCTTGCTGTTCCGAAGGAAGTAAATGATTTTCCACATGCTCCTTGGTGGCATTATAATGAAGATGACGAGATGACAATAATAGATAAAAACTGGGGAAATCCTTCTGCTGAAGTTTTAGCATACTTATATAGATATAAAGATTATGTTAAAAGACTTGATATAGAAAAACTGATAGAATATGCAATCAGCTACATAGAAAGTAAGGAAGAATTCAACTCAGAGTATGAAATTTTTTGTTATATAAAATTATATGAAGTTCTACCTGAGAATTTGCAAATGAGATTAGAAGAAGTAATGTCACTAGCAATAGAACAAGTAATAGTATATGATACAAAACAATGGCATGAATACGTACCAACACCAGTAGATTTTGTAAGTAGTATAAACAGTAATAGATTTGAAGTTTCTGAATCAAAATTAAATGAAAATTTAGATTTTTTAATTAATCAATTACAGTCTAATGGTAAGATTAATCCGCCATGGGGAGAAAGCTATTATGAAGGAGATTTAAAAGAGGCATATAATGAATGGATTGGAGTATTGAGCTTAAAAACATTAATTACATTAGATAGATTTAACAGAATTGAAAAATAGATTTTGTAGTAGATGATGTGATTTTATTGCTTTATGTACTTGAGTCAAAGAATTATTCACATGATTATCCAATTAATATAATATGTATATATAATAATATGATTATGAAAGGTGGAATGCTATCCGGCAACACTTGATGTTAAGCAGTCAAATAACATAAGTGAAGCACGGAGATGAAGGATAAAATCTTAAATTGAGTTTAATAGGAGCACAATACTGTTGTTTGCTAACAGTTATTTGTTGTACCTAAATTTCAATTTGGATTTTAATCTTTTATCTCTCGGCATAGCTTGACCCTGTTTTTAGGAGCCGTAGAGTGAATTCTATGGCTCTTTTTTATTTCAATTTTCACATAATCATATTGTTATATAAAAATAAAGAAGGAGGAAGAAGATAATGTCTAGACCATATGTAACTATATCTATTAATAATCAAATTCATGAGGAAAGAATTATATTGAACAAAGAGAAACTACATGAAATAGTAAGAAGTGTAATTATAGACTTAAAATTAATTTAAATATAAGAACATTAAATAAAAAATATTATTCAATGAAAGGTGAGTGAGGGATTATGTTAAAGGAATTATTCAAATATCTAGAAAAACCAAAACTATATGCACAGAATACATGTAAATTTTGGGATGATGAACATATTTCTAAGGGGTTGCTGAAAGCTCATTTAGATCCACAATTAGAAGCATCTAGTAGATGTCATAATTTTATAGACAAATCAGTAGAGTGGATTACTGAAATAGCACCATCATCAAACTATAAGAAACTCTTAGATTTAGGTTGTGGTCCTGGTTTGTATGCTGAACGACTATTTAAAAAAGGATATAAAATTACGGGCATTGATTATTCAAAGAGGTCAATTAATTATGCTATGGATAAAGCGTGTGAAAGAAACCAAGATATAAACTACATTTATAAA is part of the Clostridiisalibacter paucivorans DSM 22131 genome and harbors:
- a CDS encoding VOC family protein — its product is MNLTNSCIITNDVKRLSEFYEKVLQIDAEFYGEDYAVFKVGDNSLSIFDLKAHEIIAPGSAQAELNKSIILEFNVENVDEEYERLKKMNIDWVKAPTTQSWGSRSFYLRDIDGNMISFYTHIM